Below is a genomic region from Pseudarthrobacter sulfonivorans.
GGTCAATCCAACCCCAGCAGCCGTGCTTGTCCGCCAGTACTGCGAACAGGACATCGGTCACTCCGTAACGCCTCATCAGCCCATCCCACACCAGGCTCCGTGATGGATCGCCGGCAGTTTCCCGCAGCAGCGTAGTCACCGGCGACGGGCTGATCGCCAACCGCGTCCACCGACCTGCAAGCGTCAGATACTTGAGCCGAATCAACAACGGCAGCTCGTCCGGGCACGGAATCCGGGCCATGGGCGACATGCCCGTCGCCGTCAGCGGATCTGAGAGCGGCCACACGAAAGCACTGAACGGAAGCACCCGGCCCAACTCAGCGAGCACGGCAGTGCGTAACGAGTGGTGATCCGGGGCGGAGTCGCCGATGAGCCGGATCCGTTCGAGGCTCCTGTTCCAGGGCCGGCCGGGGGTCATTCCCCCAGTATGCCCTCTGTGGACAGCGCTGGGGTTTTCTACCAAGACCCCAGATTTCTGGGATACCGGCCAAAGTGGCCAGCGGTTACCGTGACACTACGCGAAGCAGCCGACCGTGCGGCATTCCCAGCATAGGACCAATGCGTGGGCGAGCACGGAGGCAATCAAGTGCCATCAACAGCACGACAAACAAGCGATCAACTAAGGAGAATCAGCAATGTACACACTGCAAATCGAACATGGCATTAAGGACTTTGGCATGTGGAAAGAAGCCTTCGACCGGGATCCAGTGGACCGCGCGGCCTCCGGAGTCGTCGGCCACCGGATTTCCCAGCCTGTGGATGATTCCCACTACGTGGTGGTGGAACTCGATTTCAACGAACGCGGCCAGGCTGAGCAATTGCTGGCGAACCTGAAAAGTAGGGTGTGGAATTCGTCTTCCGCAGCGCCAGCCTTGAACGGCGCTCCGCGGACAAGGATTCTGGAATCAGCCGGCTGACGGTCCGAACTCTGCCAGGGCCCCAAGTGTCTGTGAGGATCCATTTCGCGCAGGGGCGGGGGCTTAACTGTCCTCTCGCGCCAACGTGCAGGGCCTCAAGTGTCCGTTCGCGCGGCAGGTGGGACGAAGGGGCGGGATGGGGTTAGACGCGGCGGCACTCGGAGGTCATGAACGGGACAAAGTCCTGCCCCTCGCCGAGCCGCAGCTCGGCCGTGTGGATCAGCACGTCACCGTCCACACGGAAGGTGTGGCGCGCAATCCCCCGGTCGCTGTGGCGCTCGACGCGCAGCACACCTTCCACCCACGTGCAGCGGGTCGGCGTTCCCGGCGGCAGGCCCATGCTGTCCACGTGGTACCAGAGGACGTCCTCGTGGTCGCGGTCGACGGTGAACACGCCGTGGCCTTCAAAGTGACTGCCGCCTGCCTCGGTATGCCGATAGCTCTGCACGACGGCGAACCCTCCCGCCGCGCGGGTGAAGCTGATTTCCGCGCCGGCCGTGCGTTCGGGCCCCCAGGATGATGCTGCAAGTCTGGTTGTGCCGCGCCAGTGCCCCAGGAAATTTTCCAGCACGGCGTGCACGGTGCCTGGTTGCGGAAGGATCATAGGTTTATTATGGCGGGCGCAGGCATCCCGGTCACAAGCCGGTCCCGGTCAGAGACCGAAAGTTTCGGTCTCCTCGAACGGGCCCACCACGGTGACAGTCCGGGGCGCGGCTGCCAGTTCCTTGGCAAGATCCTGCACCTCCTGCGCGGTGACGGACTTGATGAGACGCAGTGTCTCGTCGATGTCCTGGTATTCACCGGACACCAGTTCAGCGCGGCCCAGCCGGGACATGCGGGAACCCGTGTCCTCAAGTGCCAGGACAATTCCGCCGCACAGCTGGCCCACGGCCTTGCGCAGTTCGTCGTCGGAGATCCCGCCTTCGGCGAGCTTATCCAGTTCGAGCCCCAGCAGGTCCAGCACCTGGCGGACCTTGGACGGTGTGCACCCTGCGTACATCCCGAAGTAGCCGGCGTCCGCGTAGGAGGAGGCAAAGGAGTACGTGGAGTACACCAGGCCACGCTTTTCACGGATTTCCTGGAACAGCCGCGATGACATCCCGCCGCCCAGGACGGCGTTGAGGACGCTCATGACGTAGCGGCGCTCGTCCGTGGCCACAATCGTAGGGCAGCCCATGATGATGTTGGCCTGCTCCACCGCACGTTTGACCACGTGCAAGCCAGCCGTGCCGGTGATGTCGGCCCGCTCGGTGGAGCGGCGATCCACAGGGGCGGCGTCGGACTCAAGTGACCACCCGGCAGTGTGGAGTGCATCCACCACAAGGCGGCAGACGACGTCGTGCTCCAAACCTCCGGCGGCGGTGATCACCAGCTCATCCGGGCGGTAGTAGCGGCGGTAGTGCTCCCAGACGGAGTCGCGGGCGACGGCGCGGATCGCGGCGGGTGTGCCGCCGATGGGGCGGCCCAGCGGGTGGGTGCCCAGCACGGCAGCCACAAAGTTTTCATGCGCGACGTCCGTGGGGTCGTCGCTGTCCATGGCGATTTCCTCCAGGATGACGTCGCGCTCCTGCTCCATCTCGGCCGGGTCCAGGACCGCGCCGGTGATCATGTCGGCAATGACGTCGATGGCCATGGGCAGGTCCGTGTCCAGCACCCGTGCGAAGTAGCAGGTGCTCTCCTTGGCCGTGGCTGCGTTGGACTCCCCGCCCACTTCATCGAAAGCCGAGGCGATTTCCAGGGCTGTGCGACGCTTGGTTCCCTTGAACAGGAGGTGCTCCAGGAAGTGCGTGGAGCCGTGCTGGCCCGGTGCCTCATCGCGTGACCCGACGCCCACCCAGAAACCGATAGTTGCCGAGCGCTGGCCCGGCATCGCTTCGGTGAGCACCCGCACGCCGCCCGGCAGCACTGAACGGCGGACAACGGAGCCGCCGTCGGAGCCGTGGACCAGGGTGTCGCCGGGCCGGTTCTGCTCAAGCGGCAGGGGTACAACAGTCATTGAAGCCTTTCAGGAGCGGCAGCCGGATCTGGCTGCCATCGTAACAGCGGCGGGGCCGGTGGATCATCCACCGGCCCCGCCGATTCATGCTGTGTGAAGGAGGATGTTACTCCGCGTCAGTGGACTACTCCGCTTCGGCAGCGCCCTCTGCGGCGGAAGCGTGAACGCGCTCGGCTTCGCCGGCGCCTTCTTCTTCAGCCACTACGGGCGACAGGGACAGCTTTCCGCGGTCATCGATCTTGGTGATTTCAACCTGGATCTTCTGGCCCACGGAAACCACGTCATCAACATTATCCACGCGCTTGCCACTGGCCAGCTTCCGGAGCTCGGAGATGTGCAGCAGGCCGTCCTTGCCCGGGGTTAGGGAGATGAAGGCACCGAAGGTGGTGGTCTTGACGACCGTACCCAGGTAGCGCTCGCCGATTTCCGGAATCTGCGGGTTGGCGATGGCGTTGATGGCGGAGCGTGCTGCGTCAGCAGACGGACCGTTGGTGGCGCCAATGTAGACCGTGCCGTCGTCCTCGATGGAGATGTCGGCGCCGGTGTCTTCCTGGATCTGGTTGATCATCTTGCCCTTGGGCCCAATGACCTCGCCGATCTTGTCAACCGGGATCTTGACCGCGATGACGCGCGGCGCGAACTCGGAGAGCTCATCCGGGGTGTCGATCGCGGAGTTCAGGACGTCCAGGATGTGCAGGCGGGCTTCGCGGGCCTGCTTCAGCGCTGCTGCCAGCACGGAAGCGGGGATGCCGTCGAGCTTCGTGTCCAGCTGGATGGCCGTAACGAATTCGGCCGTGCCGGCAACCTTGAAGTCCATGTCGCCGAAAGCATCTTCGGCGCCGAGGATATCGGTCAGGGCTGCGTAACGGGTCTGGCCGTCAACCTGGTCGGATACCAGGCCCATGGCGATACCTGCAACAGCTGCCTTCAGCGGCACACCTGCATTGAGCAGGGACAGCGTCGAAGCGCAGACGGAACCCATCGACGTCGAACCGTTGGAGCTGAGAGCCTCAGACACCTGGCGGATCGCGTAGGGGAATTCCTCGCGGGACGGCAGCACCGGCATGATGGCGCGCTCGGCGAGGGCGCCGTGGCCGATTTCGCGGCGCTTGGGCGAACCCACGCGGCCGGTCTCGCCGGTGGAGTACGGCGGGAAGTTGTAGTTGTGCATGTAGCGCTTGCGCGTGACGGGCGACAGCGAATCGATCTGCTGTTCCATCTTGAGCATGTTCAGCGTGGTGACACCCATGATCTGGGTTTCGCCGCGCTCGAAGATTGCCGAGCCGTGCACGCGGGGCAGAACCTCAACCTCTGCGGTGAGCTGGCGGATGTCCGTCAGGCCACGGCCGTCGATGCGGATCTGGTCCTTGAGGATGCGCTGGCGCACAACCTGCTTGGTGACCGAGCGGAATGCTGCGGACAGCTCCTTGTCGCGGCCTTCGAACTGGCCGGCCAGGGAAGAAGTGACTTCGTCCTTGAGCGAATCCGTTGCAACATCGCGTTCCTGCTTGTCGGCGATCTGGAAGATAGCGGCCAGCTTCTCAGCGGCAGCGGACTCAACAGCGGCGTAGACGTCATCCTGGTAGTCCAGGAAGACCGGGAACTCGACGGTGGGCTTGGCAGCGCGTGCAGCCAGGTCCGCCTGGGCGTCGCAGAGTGCCTTGATGAACGGCTTGGCAGCCTCGAGACCCTCGGAGACAACCTCTTCGGTGGGAGCGGTGGCGCCCTGTTCCTTAATGAGGTTCCAGGAGTTGTCGGTTGCTTCGGCTTCGACCATCATGATGGCGACGTCGTCACCGGCAACACGGCCGGCTACAACCATGTTGAACACGGAGTTCTCGAGCTGGGAGTGCTTGGGGAAAGCAACCCACTGTGAACCGTGCTCGTCAGCGACGAGGGCAACGCGGACGCCGCCGATCGGGCCGGAGAACGGCAGGCCCGAGAGCTGGGTGGACATGGAGGAGGCGTTGATGGCCACCACGTCGTAGAGCTCGTCGGGGTTGATGGCCAGGACGGTCACCACGATCTGGACCTCGTTGCGCAGGCCCTTGACGAAGGCCGGACGCAGCGGGCGGTCCATGAGGCGGCAGGCCAGGATGGCCTCGGTGGACGGGCGGCCTTCACGGCGGAAGAACGAGCCCGGGATACGGCCGGCGGCGTACATGCGCTCTTCAACGTCAACCGTCAGCGGGAAGAAGTCGAAGCCTTCGCGCGGGTGCTTGCCCGCGGTGGTGGCGGACAGCAGTGCGGTGTCTTCGTCGATGTACACCATGGCTGCGCCGGCTGCCTGCTTGGCAAGACGGCCGGTTTCAAAGCGGATTACACGCTTGCCAAAGCGGCCATTGTCAATGACTGCTTCTGAGAACTGGATTTCGGGACCCTCCAAGAGAGTCACCTCCGTTTCTTGTTTCACGGAGTCCAGCCGCATCAACCCAGGCCAGCATCTGTCTACTGGCCTGCACTGCACCCGGTCATCGATCGAGACCCACGGGCCGAGGGCTTCATTCTTCGAAGCCGTTCCCGGGGATCACTACCGAGGACCGCGAATGCGTGATGCGGTTGATCCTCCTGTTTAGTTTTTCTTCTGAAGAAGGCGGCCCTTTCCGTCACGGAAGGGGCCGCCCCTTAAAGCTGACTAGCGGCGCAGGCCGAGACGCTCGATGAGCGCACGGTAGCGGGTGATGTCAGTGTTCTTGAGGTAGGTGAGCATACGCTTGCGACGACCAACCATGGCCAGCAGACCGCGCTGGGTGTGGTAATCGTGCTTGTGCACCTTCATGTGCTCAGTCAGATCCTTGATCCGCTGAGTCAGGACTGCAACCTGGACCTCCGGCGAACCGGTGTCGCCCTCGGACGTTGCGAAATCCTGGATGATGGACTGCTTTACAGCGGCGTCAAGTGCCACAATAACTCCTAGAGATGTGCCGTGAGGCCCGATTCAGTACTTCACTGCCGGGTCTGCCCGCGCGGGAATCCCCCGGAAACCAGGGAATTTCCACACATGGCAGGAACCAGCCGCCACGGACTGCAGCCGGATCCATCTGCTAGTTTACCGGCCTCGCCGCAATCTTGTCGAAACAGCCGCCGCCGTCAGCCGCGGCCGCCCCCAAAAAACCATCACCAAATGCCCGTGGCTCAGCGACGCAGCTGATCCCGGATGGCGGCCATCCCCCGGAACAGCTCCGCGAAGCTGGTACTCAAGGGCGACAGCCCCACGCGGATCCCGTGTGGTGCGCGGAAGTCCGGGATGACGTCCTGTTCCCACAGCGCCGCCGTCACGTTCCGGAACGCCGGATGATCCAGGGTGATGTGGCTCCCGCGAAGCTCCGGCTCACGCGGCGACGCCAGCTCCACGCCCGCCGGCTCCAGCCACGCCTCAAACAGCTGCACGGCGTAGGCCGTGAGTTTCAGGGACTTCTCCCGGATGGCAGCCATGCCGGCCTCTTCGATGAGGTCCAGGGTCCCGCGCATGGCCAACATCCCGAAGATGGCCGGAGTGCCGCTGAGGAAACTCCGGATACCGGGCGCGGGCTCGTAGCCTGCGGCCATCTCGAACGCGTCCTTGCGTCCCATCCAGCCCCAGATCGGCTGTTTCAGACCGGGCAGGTGCCTGCGATTGACGTAGGCGAACGCCGGCGAGCCCGGTCCCCCGTTGAGGTACTTGTAGGTGCAGCCCGCGGCGAAATCCACGTTTGCCCCGTCCAGCTCCAGCTCCACGGATCCGGCGGAGTGGCACAGGTCCCAGACCACCAGCGCCCCCGCGCTGTGTGCAACTTCCGTGATGCCCGGAAGGTCGGCCAGGAAGCCTGAGCGGTAGGCCACGTGGCTCAAAAGTACGACGGCGGTGGCCGGGCCGGTTGCGTGCCGCACCTGTTCGACGGTGACTCCGGACGCAGGATCAGCTTCGATCCACCGCAGGGTGAGTCCTTCCTCGCGGGCGATGCCCTCGACCAGGTAGCGGTCCGTGGGGAAGTTATCCGTGTCCAGGACGATCTCTGTGCGGACGGGGTCAGCCACGGTGGCCAGCGCGGCGCGGATCAGTTTGTAGAGCACCACCGTGGTTGAGTCGGCGATGACGGTCTGGCCCGGGGCTGCGCCGAGGACAGCGCGGCCCAGCTGATCGCCGATGGTCTGGGGCAGGTCCAGCCATTCCTCATCCCAGCCACGGATGAGCCGGCCGCCCCAGCCTTCCCCGATAAAGGTGCTGATGTCCTGTTGTGTCCGCTTCAGCGGGCGGCCCAGGGAATTGCCGTCGAGGTAGGAAAGGTCCGTGTCCGTCCCGATGAAGAGGCTGCGGTAGCGCGCCAACGGGTCGCCTGCATCCAGTTGCGCGGCCTGCTCAAGGAGAGCGCCGGCGTCGTGATTCTCCATGTTCGCGTCCATTGCGCTGCTCACTGGCCGATCTCCGTCCGTACCGCGAACAGTTCCGGGAAGAAGGTGAGCTCAAGGGCCTTTTGCAGGAAGGCAGCGCCGCTGGATCCCCCGGTTCCCGATTTCATCCCGATGGTCCGCTGGACGGTTCGCAGGTGCCGGAACCGCCAGAGCTGGAAATTATCCTCAAGGTCCACCAGTTCCTCGCACGCCTCGTAGGCACCCCAGTTAGCGGCGGCGTTTTCGTAGATGTGCTTGAACAGCGGCACCAGCTCAGGGCAGAACTCGTGGGCACGGGTGACGTCCCGCTCCAGGACGGACTGTGGCACGTCGAAGCCCTGCCGGGCCAGGTAGGCCAGGAACTCGTCGTAGATGCTGGGCGCCTTAAGCACGTCCTCCAGCATGGCGTGCGCGTCCGGGTCAGATTCGAAGACCGGCAGCATTTTTCGGTTTTTATTGCCGAGGATAAACTCCACGGCCCGGTATTGGCTGGACTGGAATCCGGAGGAGTTGCCCAGGAACCCGCGGAACTGGGAGTACTCCGTGGGCGTCAGCGTGGCCAGGACGGACCACTGCTCCGTCAGGGTTTTTTGGATGTGCTTGACCCGGGCGATGCCTTTGAGCGCGGAGCCGAGATCGTCTGCGCGCAGCCAGGCCGCGGCGCTGCGGAGCTCGTGCAGCACCAGCTTCAGCCACAGCTCGGTGGTCTGGTGCTGGATGATGAACAGCAGCTCGTCGTGGTGTTCGGGCGTGCTGACAGGTTGCTGTGCGCTGAGCAGGGTGGGCAACTGGAGGTAGGACGCGTAGCTCATCCGGGAACTGAAATCGCGGACTATGCCTTTGTCCAGTTTGCGGGTGTTCTTCTCGACGGCCACGGTGCTGCCTCTCTGGGTGTTCGGTGCGGGTGGGACCGGGTCAGCGCCGCACCAGGAGATCGTGGGCCTGAATAACGTCCAGACGCATCTGGTCAACAAGCGCCTCCGGCCCACGGTATGCCACCATGCCGCGGAGCCGGGCCACAAATTCGACCACTACTGTCTGGCCGTACAGATCGAAATCCTCCACGGCCTCGTGCGGACGGTCAATCACATGGGCTTCGACCTGGCGGCTGACGCCGTCGAACGTGGGATTGGACCCCACCGAGATGGCCGCCGGCCAGCGAGTGCCCGCCTGGTCCACCAGCCAGCCGGCGTAGATGCCGTCCGCCGGGATGAACCCGGTGGCCTCGTAGGCAAGGTTTGCCGTGGGGAACCCGAGTACGCGGCCGCGGGCAGCGCCGTGTACAACCTCGCCGCGCATACGGTGTGGTCGTCCCAGCACCGCGGCGGCGGTGGCGACGTCGCCCTCCTGCAATGCTTCACGCACCCAGGTGGAGGAACAGCGGCGGTCCGTGCCGCCGTCGTTATGCAGCGGGTAGCCTTCCGAGCCGAACTCGCTGATGACCTGGACGTCGAAGTCGAACTTTTCGCCCAGCTGCTTCATAGTGTCAAGGTCACCGGAGTTGCCGCGGCCGAACCGGGAATCGTGACCGATCACCACGTGGCTGGCGTGCAGGCTGTCCACCAGGACCTGGCCCACAAATTCCTCAGGGGTGAGGCTGGCCAGGTTCAGCGAGTACTTCATCACCAAAATGGCATCCAGGCCCAGCTCCCCTAATGCCACCAGTTTGTCCTGCAGGCCCATGATCATTTCGGGCGCGGACTCCGGACGGTGGATCAGGGCCGGGTGCGGGTCAAAGGTGACGGCAACGGCCTTCGTCCCGTTGAAGCGGGCCGAGCGGATGAGCTCGGAAAGCACTTGCTGGTGCCCGCGATGGACGCCGTCGAAGTTGCCAAAAGTGACAACGGAGGGACCAAAGTCCGCCGGGACCTCGGACGGATCGTTCCAGATGTAGACCATCACCCTCGCCTTTTACTGCCTAAAACTGACATCTCTCCGAACGCACCGGCGCCGGAACTCTCTAAGATTACCCGCATTCAGGACTGCTGCCGGACGGCGCCGGGCCAACTGGATGGCACGCGAGGACATGTCCGGGAGCCTTCCTGGTACCCGCTTGCCGGTACTCGCCGGTCCGCCGGAGAATAAGCCTCGGCCCGGGCCGACCGTTGGTGCGGTCTACTGCTGGTTCGGCCGGCGCCGGTACAGCCACACCAGTCCCAGGACAGGCAGCAGCAGCGGAATGAACGCGTACCCCCGGCCAAAAAGGGACCAGACGGTCTCATGCGGGAACGCCACAGAATCAAACACGCTCAACGCCCCCACCACCAGAACTCCGACGAGCTCCACCAGGACGGCGGCCAGCGAGATCTTGAACCAGGTGCGACCGGGCTTGGCCAGGGACACCGTTGCCACCACGTAGACCAGCGCCGCGAACGCGGAAAGCAGGTAGGCGAGCGGGGCTTCGGAGAACTTGGTCAGGATCTGGTAACCGGCGCGTGCGGTGGCCGAAATGGCAAACACTGCATAGACGGCGATGAGCAGGCGTCCGGGGCCGGTGTTCCGAGTGTCCTTGACGCCGGCCTTGGCACCTGCCTTGGCACGGTCGGCTTCGGAACGAGGTGCTTTCACGTTGCGTACTTCTTCCATTTCAGTACCAGATCTGGTTCATGCGGGCGGCCATCACCAAGGCCGTGACACCGACGGCGGCGAGGACAAAGTTGCTCCAGCGGGTCCGTTCCAGGATGGACCAGTACACGGCTGCCGGCGGCAGGAGCATCGCCGTGGCCAGGTATCCCCAGAATTCCCAGGCTTCCCCGGCAATCGGTTCGCCCGCGATCACCCGCACGATCGAACCCACCAGGTAAACCAGCAGTGCCAGCTCGACGGCGGCAACGGACAGGATGGTGAGATCGTTGGGGGCTTTTTTCAGGATGCCGGCGCCGAGGCAGATTCCGCTGGAGAGCAGGCC
It encodes:
- the kynA gene encoding tryptophan 2,3-dioxygenase — encoded protein: MAVEKNTRKLDKGIVRDFSSRMSYASYLQLPTLLSAQQPVSTPEHHDELLFIIQHQTTELWLKLVLHELRSAAAWLRADDLGSALKGIARVKHIQKTLTEQWSVLATLTPTEYSQFRGFLGNSSGFQSSQYRAVEFILGNKNRKMLPVFESDPDAHAMLEDVLKAPSIYDEFLAYLARQGFDVPQSVLERDVTRAHEFCPELVPLFKHIYENAAANWGAYEACEELVDLEDNFQLWRFRHLRTVQRTIGMKSGTGGSSGAAFLQKALELTFFPELFAVRTEIGQ
- a CDS encoding bifunctional riboflavin kinase/FAD synthetase → MVYIWNDPSEVPADFGPSVVTFGNFDGVHRGHQQVLSELIRSARFNGTKAVAVTFDPHPALIHRPESAPEMIMGLQDKLVALGELGLDAILVMKYSLNLASLTPEEFVGQVLVDSLHASHVVIGHDSRFGRGNSGDLDTMKQLGEKFDFDVQVISEFGSEGYPLHNDGGTDRRCSSTWVREALQEGDVATAAAVLGRPHRMRGEVVHGAARGRVLGFPTANLAYEATGFIPADGIYAGWLVDQAGTRWPAAISVGSNPTFDGVSRQVEAHVIDRPHEAVEDFDLYGQTVVVEFVARLRGMVAYRGPEALVDQMRLDVIQAHDLLVRR
- the rpsO gene encoding 30S ribosomal protein S15 — translated: MALDAAVKQSIIQDFATSEGDTGSPEVQVAVLTQRIKDLTEHMKVHKHDYHTQRGLLAMVGRRKRMLTYLKNTDITRYRALIERLGLRR
- a CDS encoding polyribonucleotide nucleotidyltransferase, which encodes MEGPEIQFSEAVIDNGRFGKRVIRFETGRLAKQAAGAAMVYIDEDTALLSATTAGKHPREGFDFFPLTVDVEERMYAAGRIPGSFFRREGRPSTEAILACRLMDRPLRPAFVKGLRNEVQIVVTVLAINPDELYDVVAINASSMSTQLSGLPFSGPIGGVRVALVADEHGSQWVAFPKHSQLENSVFNMVVAGRVAGDDVAIMMVEAEATDNSWNLIKEQGATAPTEEVVSEGLEAAKPFIKALCDAQADLAARAAKPTVEFPVFLDYQDDVYAAVESAAAEKLAAIFQIADKQERDVATDSLKDEVTSSLAGQFEGRDKELSAAFRSVTKQVVRQRILKDQIRIDGRGLTDIRQLTAEVEVLPRVHGSAIFERGETQIMGVTTLNMLKMEQQIDSLSPVTRKRYMHNYNFPPYSTGETGRVGSPKRREIGHGALAERAIMPVLPSREEFPYAIRQVSEALSSNGSTSMGSVCASTLSLLNAGVPLKAAVAGIAMGLVSDQVDGQTRYAALTDILGAEDAFGDMDFKVAGTAEFVTAIQLDTKLDGIPASVLAAALKQAREARLHILDVLNSAIDTPDELSEFAPRVIAVKIPVDKIGEVIGPKGKMINQIQEDTGADISIEDDGTVYIGATNGPSADAARSAINAIANPQIPEIGERYLGTVVKTTTFGAFISLTPGKDGLLHISELRKLASGKRVDNVDDVVSVGQKIQVEITKIDDRGKLSLSPVVAEEEGAGEAERVHASAAEGAAEAE
- the kynU gene encoding kynureninase, which encodes MDANMENHDAGALLEQAAQLDAGDPLARYRSLFIGTDTDLSYLDGNSLGRPLKRTQQDISTFIGEGWGGRLIRGWDEEWLDLPQTIGDQLGRAVLGAAPGQTVIADSTTVVLYKLIRAALATVADPVRTEIVLDTDNFPTDRYLVEGIAREEGLTLRWIEADPASGVTVEQVRHATGPATAVVLLSHVAYRSGFLADLPGITEVAHSAGALVVWDLCHSAGSVELELDGANVDFAAGCTYKYLNGGPGSPAFAYVNRRHLPGLKQPIWGWMGRKDAFEMAAGYEPAPGIRSFLSGTPAIFGMLAMRGTLDLIEEAGMAAIREKSLKLTAYAVQLFEAWLEPAGVELASPREPELRGSHITLDHPAFRNVTAALWEQDVIPDFRAPHGIRVGLSPLSTSFAELFRGMAAIRDQLRR
- a CDS encoding DUF1579 family protein, with product MILPQPGTVHAVLENFLGHWRGTTRLAASSWGPERTAGAEISFTRAAGGFAVVQSYRHTEAGGSHFEGHGVFTVDRDHEDVLWYHVDSMGLPPGTPTRCTWVEGVLRVERHSDRGIARHTFRVDGDVLIHTAELRLGEGQDFVPFMTSECRRV
- a CDS encoding M16 family metallopeptidase, whose protein sequence is MTVVPLPLEQNRPGDTLVHGSDGGSVVRRSVLPGGVRVLTEAMPGQRSATIGFWVGVGSRDEAPGQHGSTHFLEHLLFKGTKRRTALEIASAFDEVGGESNAATAKESTCYFARVLDTDLPMAIDVIADMITGAVLDPAEMEQERDVILEEIAMDSDDPTDVAHENFVAAVLGTHPLGRPIGGTPAAIRAVARDSVWEHYRRYYRPDELVITAAGGLEHDVVCRLVVDALHTAGWSLESDAAPVDRRSTERADITGTAGLHVVKRAVEQANIIMGCPTIVATDERRYVMSVLNAVLGGGMSSRLFQEIREKRGLVYSTYSFASSYADAGYFGMYAGCTPSKVRQVLDLLGLELDKLAEGGISDDELRKAVGQLCGGIVLALEDTGSRMSRLGRAELVSGEYQDIDETLRLIKSVTAQEVQDLAKELAAAPRTVTVVGPFEETETFGL